The following proteins are co-located in the Pedobacter sp. FW305-3-2-15-E-R2A2 genome:
- a CDS encoding RNA polymerase sigma-70 factor encodes MKSLTDPALLALLKQDNDEAFNEIYARYWDVVYAIACKKLNNREEAKDVVHDLFMVIWLKRHTLKITTTFIGYIYIILKNKLTDLNRRQTLRIKHDDELLKVNNETDHSLFEQFASKDTAQHLQLEIQNMPVGMRKVFLMSREEELSINEIAGRLSISSQTVKNQITNALKRLKSKYPFH; translated from the coding sequence TTGAAATCGCTGACAGACCCGGCATTGCTGGCCTTACTGAAACAAGACAATGATGAAGCATTTAATGAAATTTATGCGCGTTATTGGGATGTGGTATATGCCATTGCCTGTAAGAAGCTCAATAACCGGGAGGAGGCAAAAGACGTGGTTCACGACCTGTTTATGGTGATCTGGCTGAAGCGTCATACCCTCAAAATCACGACTACCTTTATCGGATATATTTACATCATCTTAAAAAATAAGCTTACTGATCTTAACCGTCGTCAAACGCTTCGCATCAAACATGATGATGAGCTGTTGAAAGTGAACAACGAAACTGATCATTCTCTGTTTGAGCAATTCGCCTCTAAGGATACGGCACAACACCTGCAACTGGAAATACAAAATATGCCGGTTGGGATGCGTAAAGTATTTCTAATGAGCAGAGAAGAGGAACTGTCTATCAATGAAATTGCCGGGCGACTTTCCATTTCTTCACAAACCGTGAAAAATCAAATCACCAATGCCTTAAAAAGGCTGAAGTCAAAATATCCCTTCCATTAA
- a CDS encoding DMT family transporter, producing MTKGSLKTIGTGILFSMLWASASVATKFGVQSAPPLILANIRFFLAGLVLLGYCYGWSRNKIYRLPSATEWKQLAIFGLLNTTLYLGLYVYAMKFTAAGIGSLAVSTNPLLIVLFSSWLIRRRPTSAEILSIFLGMSGIAFATYPLLHDKSTSFLGISLLLLSMVIVSFASVYYARIKWTLPNLLINGWQVTLGGLFLLPLTCSFADFQSFHADRTFWYSVLWLSLAVSVIGLICWFYLLKLDTVKASLWLFLCPLFGFFYAWWLMDEAITWYTICGTILVILGLYIGQRQRQKKQTL from the coding sequence ATGACAAAAGGCAGCCTAAAAACCATCGGAACCGGGATATTATTTTCTATGCTTTGGGCTTCGGCATCTGTAGCTACCAAGTTTGGGGTACAGTCTGCTCCTCCTTTAATTCTGGCAAACATCCGCTTCTTCCTCGCCGGTCTGGTCTTATTGGGGTATTGCTATGGATGGAGCAGAAACAAAATATACCGTCTTCCCAGCGCAACTGAATGGAAACAGCTTGCCATCTTTGGATTGTTGAATACGACCCTTTACCTGGGCTTATATGTCTATGCCATGAAGTTTACTGCGGCTGGGATCGGGAGTCTGGCGGTATCTACCAATCCGTTGCTGATTGTGTTGTTCTCTTCCTGGCTCATCCGACGCAGGCCTACTTCTGCCGAGATATTGAGTATTTTCCTGGGAATGTCCGGAATAGCCTTTGCCACTTATCCTTTACTGCATGATAAAAGCACCAGTTTTTTAGGCATCAGCCTGCTCCTGCTCAGCATGGTGATCGTCTCTTTTGCCAGTGTTTATTATGCCCGGATAAAATGGACCTTACCGAACCTGTTGATCAATGGATGGCAAGTGACCCTTGGTGGATTATTCCTCTTGCCGCTGACCTGTTCTTTTGCTGATTTTCAATCCTTTCATGCCGACCGGACCTTCTGGTATTCGGTGCTCTGGCTCAGCCTGGCCGTCTCTGTGATTGGCCTCATCTGCTGGTTTTACCTGCTAAAACTAGATACGGTAAAAGCTTCCTTATGGCTCTTTCTATGTCCGCTGTTTGGCTTCTTCTACGCCTGGTGGCTAATGGACGAAGCCATCACCTGGTACACCATTTGCGGCACTATTCTCGTGATTTTGGGCCTTTATATCGGGCAGCGCCAGCGACAAAAAAAGCAAACATTATAA
- a CDS encoding M13 family metallopeptidase → MNIKLKSYFAALGIIAASYSAQAQSPAKFIDPANMDLTVKPGDDFYKYASGTWIKNNPVPAKETRWGSFNALRDFNINAVKGLVEDAAADKSAPAGSVKRRVGDFYTAAMDSITIEKLGYTPIKADLAKIQLIKDIPGILDHAAYLRTSGLAAPMFSFYVGQDRKNVNKYLAQLGQGGTTLPDRDYYLKDDSRSVKIREAYQTYMTTLFTLTGNNAAEAKKKATAVMAIEKQLAAAQMARVEMRDPHKTYNKFTVTEFSKTTPGLDWSTMLPKFKVKGQDTILVSSPKFFTSLDGMLKTVSLSDWKTYLEWNILKSAAPNLSSPFVNANFAFTQAQSGQKIQTPRWQRMSQLTDGTIGELLGQLYVAKYFKPDAKVRMTELISNLRKAFEIRIKGLDWMSDVTKGKALEKLNAFVPKIGYPEKWKTYDGLTIGRTTYLQNLRNSGAWAYNEMVDQLGKPVDRTRFGMTPPTVNAYYSPTMNEIVFPAGILQFPFFDPNADDAVNYGGIGAVIGHEMSHGFDDSGSQYDKDGNLRNWWTPEDKVKFEAKTKALGEQFDAYTVLDTIHVIGKLTMGENIGDLGGLNAAYTAFKLTKQGQSEEKIDGFTPDQRFFLSWAQVWRGNVLDETAAQLIKTDPHSPGPYRTIGAPVNMDAWYKAFDVQPGDKLYKKPEDRIRMW, encoded by the coding sequence ATGAATATAAAACTGAAAAGCTATTTTGCTGCTTTGGGGATTATTGCTGCGAGCTATTCTGCACAAGCCCAATCTCCTGCAAAATTTATAGATCCTGCAAATATGGATCTTACCGTAAAACCTGGAGACGATTTCTATAAATATGCGAGTGGTACCTGGATCAAGAACAATCCCGTTCCTGCAAAAGAAACCCGTTGGGGAAGTTTTAATGCCCTTCGTGATTTCAATATCAATGCCGTTAAAGGGCTGGTTGAAGATGCAGCCGCCGACAAATCTGCTCCTGCAGGTTCTGTTAAAAGACGTGTAGGCGATTTCTATACCGCAGCAATGGATAGCATTACCATTGAAAAACTGGGCTATACGCCTATCAAAGCAGATCTTGCGAAGATACAACTGATTAAAGACATCCCGGGTATTCTCGATCATGCCGCTTATCTGCGTACTTCAGGTCTTGCTGCACCTATGTTTAGCTTTTACGTCGGACAGGACAGAAAAAATGTAAACAAATACCTGGCGCAACTTGGACAAGGAGGAACAACCCTGCCCGACCGTGACTATTATTTAAAGGACGACAGCAGGAGTGTAAAAATCAGGGAAGCCTACCAAACCTATATGACTACCCTCTTTACCTTAACTGGGAATAACGCCGCGGAAGCAAAGAAAAAAGCAACCGCTGTAATGGCGATTGAAAAGCAACTCGCAGCAGCACAAATGGCAAGGGTGGAAATGCGCGATCCGCATAAAACCTATAATAAGTTTACCGTTACTGAGTTCAGCAAAACCACTCCGGGATTAGACTGGAGTACCATGCTTCCTAAATTTAAGGTAAAAGGGCAAGATACCATTTTAGTTTCCTCTCCTAAGTTCTTCACGAGCCTGGATGGAATGCTGAAAACGGTCTCTCTTTCAGACTGGAAAACCTATCTGGAATGGAATATTTTAAAATCTGCCGCACCTAACTTAAGTTCTCCTTTTGTGAATGCAAACTTTGCCTTTACACAGGCACAAAGCGGACAAAAAATACAAACACCAAGATGGCAAAGGATGTCTCAGCTTACAGACGGAACGATAGGCGAACTCTTAGGCCAGCTTTACGTGGCTAAATACTTCAAGCCTGATGCCAAAGTACGCATGACGGAACTGATCAGCAACCTTAGAAAAGCATTTGAAATCCGGATTAAAGGTCTGGACTGGATGAGCGACGTCACCAAAGGAAAAGCATTGGAAAAACTGAATGCTTTTGTGCCAAAGATCGGTTATCCTGAAAAATGGAAAACCTATGATGGCCTAACAATTGGCCGCACGACCTATTTACAAAACCTGCGCAATTCAGGTGCATGGGCCTATAATGAAATGGTAGATCAACTGGGCAAGCCGGTAGACCGGACCCGTTTCGGCATGACTCCACCAACGGTAAATGCCTATTACAGTCCGACGATGAATGAGATTGTATTCCCTGCCGGAATTCTTCAGTTCCCGTTCTTTGACCCTAACGCTGATGACGCTGTAAATTATGGTGGTATTGGTGCAGTGATCGGACATGAGATGTCGCACGGATTTGACGATTCAGGTAGCCAATATGATAAAGATGGAAACCTGCGCAACTGGTGGACACCGGAAGATAAAGTTAAATTTGAAGCCAAGACCAAGGCATTGGGTGAACAGTTTGATGCCTATACGGTATTGGATACCATCCATGTCATCGGTAAACTGACCATGGGCGAAAATATCGGTGATCTTGGTGGATTAAATGCAGCTTATACCGCATTCAAATTAACCAAACAAGGTCAGTCTGAGGAGAAAATCGATGGTTTTACCCCAGATCAGCGTTTCTTCTTATCCTGGGCTCAGGTATGGAGAGGAAATGTTTTGGATGAAACCGCAGCGCAGTTAATCAAAACTGATCCGCATTCGCCAGGTCCTTACAGAACCATTGGTGCTCCGGTAAATATGGATGCCTGGTACAAAGCATTTGATGTACAGCCAGGTGATAAATTATACAAAAAACCAGAAGACAGAATCAGGATGTGGTAA
- a CDS encoding MmcQ/YjbR family DNA-binding protein — protein sequence MDIETFREYCLTLNGTTEGMKWGHLCFMIEEKMFVIISLEEGSFSIKCDPEDFDALVGRAGIQQASHMAKRQWVRVDGLEVMPDDELKRRISESRALVLAKLSKKLQEKYK from the coding sequence ATGGATATTGAAACATTCAGAGAATATTGTCTGACTTTAAACGGAACTACCGAAGGGATGAAATGGGGACACCTTTGCTTCATGATCGAAGAGAAGATGTTTGTGATCATCTCTTTAGAAGAGGGAAGCTTTTCTATTAAATGTGATCCGGAGGATTTCGATGCGCTGGTTGGCAGGGCAGGAATTCAACAGGCATCTCATATGGCCAAGAGGCAATGGGTAAGGGTGGATGGTTTAGAAGTGATGCCGGATGATGAGCTTAAAAGAAGGATTTCCGAATCAAGGGCACTGGTGCTTGCCAAGCTGAGCAAAAAGCTTCAGGAAAAATATAAATAA
- the mnmD gene encoding tRNA (5-methylaminomethyl-2-thiouridine)(34)-methyltransferase MnmD, giving the protein MNKITITADGSNTLYNETIGEHYHSKHGALQESKHVFIDAGLKHVAASRKEISILEIGFGTGLNFLLTLAHAVEENLQLRYTGIEAFPLETAELQSTGYHQYVPEEIWNSLETNYLSALKAPVALLPGQQLFIPHTTLDQFQSAAAFDLIYFDAFSVQHQPEMWSDEIIAHTCSFLKPGGTFVTYAITGKLKRALKANGFSIEKLPGAPGKREMLRGTKL; this is encoded by the coding sequence ATGAATAAAATAACCATTACTGCCGACGGCTCGAATACCTTATACAACGAAACTATTGGGGAACATTACCATTCTAAACATGGTGCGTTGCAGGAAAGCAAGCATGTATTTATTGATGCTGGCCTGAAACACGTTGCCGCCAGCCGGAAAGAGATTTCCATTCTGGAAATCGGCTTTGGCACCGGTCTTAATTTTCTGTTAACGCTTGCGCATGCGGTGGAAGAAAACCTTCAGCTCCGCTATACCGGAATAGAAGCTTTCCCTCTGGAAACCGCAGAATTGCAATCCACAGGATACCACCAATACGTTCCCGAAGAAATATGGAACAGCCTGGAAACAAATTACCTTTCCGCATTAAAGGCTCCTGTAGCACTTTTACCCGGGCAACAGTTGTTCATTCCCCATACCACACTCGATCAGTTTCAAAGCGCCGCAGCATTTGACCTGATTTACTTTGACGCCTTTTCTGTGCAGCATCAACCGGAAATGTGGTCTGATGAAATCATTGCACATACCTGTAGTTTTCTTAAACCTGGCGGCACCTTTGTCACTTATGCCATCACAGGAAAATTAAAACGTGCGCTTAAAGCCAATGGCTTTAGCATTGAAAAACTTCCTGGGGCACCTGGTAAAAGGGAAATGCTCAGAGGAACCAAGTTGTAG
- a CDS encoding aldo/keto reductase, translating to MEKRKLGNSDLFVYPITFGGNVFGWTIDQAKSFEILDGFTEAGFNFIDTADVYSKWKPGNSGGESETIIGNWMQERKNRSQVIIATKVGADMGHGKSLSKQNILAAVDASLKRLKTDYIDLYQSHYDDPATPVAETLEAYDQLIRAGKIRWIGASNYSAERLKESLETAQKLSLPKYQTFQPEYNLYAREGYEKELEQVATEYQLGVINYYALASGFLSGKYRSEADLNKSQRGGGMSQYLNARGFKILKALDEVSEQYNASPASVALAWLIARPSVTAPIASVTSLSQLEDLKRAAALKLNIEDIAILDQASDWK from the coding sequence ATGGAAAAAAGAAAATTAGGAAATTCAGACTTATTTGTATACCCGATCACCTTTGGTGGTAATGTTTTTGGCTGGACAATAGATCAGGCTAAATCATTCGAAATATTAGATGGCTTCACAGAAGCCGGCTTTAACTTCATAGATACCGCAGATGTATATTCAAAGTGGAAACCCGGAAACTCCGGAGGAGAATCAGAAACCATTATCGGCAACTGGATGCAGGAAAGAAAAAACCGCAGCCAGGTAATCATTGCCACTAAAGTAGGTGCCGATATGGGACATGGGAAATCCCTGTCTAAGCAAAATATCCTCGCGGCTGTAGATGCCTCCCTTAAAAGATTAAAAACCGATTATATCGACCTTTATCAGTCGCATTATGATGACCCTGCTACTCCGGTTGCGGAAACACTGGAAGCTTATGATCAGCTGATCAGAGCAGGCAAAATCCGTTGGATCGGTGCTTCCAATTATTCGGCGGAGCGTTTAAAGGAATCCCTGGAGACCGCGCAAAAGCTCAGTCTTCCGAAATATCAGACCTTCCAGCCAGAATACAATTTATACGCCCGGGAAGGATATGAAAAAGAACTGGAGCAAGTGGCCACAGAATACCAGCTAGGCGTGATCAACTATTACGCACTTGCCAGTGGCTTTTTAAGCGGAAAGTACCGTTCTGAGGCTGACTTAAATAAAAGTCAGCGGGGCGGCGGAATGAGCCAGTACTTAAATGCAAGAGGATTTAAAATACTGAAAGCTTTAGATGAAGTTTCGGAGCAATACAATGCTTCTCCCGCAAGTGTGGCCCTGGCCTGGCTGATTGCCCGTCCTTCGGTAACAGCTCCAATTGCCAGCGTAACTAGCTTAAGTCAGTTGGAAGACCTGAAAAGAGCCGCTGCTTTAAAATTAAACATAGAAGATATTGCCATATTAGATCAGGCAAGTGACTGGAAATAA
- a CDS encoding AI-2E family transporter, whose translation MKNLSTQPFTTKLAMVLFSIICVGYLAILGQTLLAPLLTSFLLAVLLLPMANFLEQKWRFKRSMASIVSVVIMIAVISGILYFLANQLTDLWQDWPLLKKQGETSFHELQHWISSTFGVNAQKQIEYVKDGASKALSTSATVLGATLLTLSSSLLFLFFLLLFTFFLLNYRKVLFSFLTSVFEEEHTEKVGEIVRRIQYIIKKYITGLFLQMLIVTIMMMLVLWALGVKYAVLLGLIAGIFNIIPYIGIFSALLISVLITFATAGAAKVLLVIVAFAAVHAVDGNILMPLVVGSKVKINALFAFIGIVVGEMVWGISGMFLCIPYLAMLKIIFDKVDSLKPWGVLLGGEDKPHKKRKIYRITKNIKLEEQE comes from the coding sequence ATGAAGAACCTCTCCACACAACCTTTTACCACCAAACTGGCGATGGTGCTGTTCTCCATCATCTGTGTTGGATACCTGGCCATTTTAGGTCAGACTTTGCTTGCTCCATTGCTGACTTCCTTTTTACTTGCGGTACTGTTGCTGCCTATGGCTAATTTTCTGGAACAGAAATGGCGCTTCAAAAGGAGTATGGCTTCCATCGTGTCGGTGGTGATTATGATTGCCGTAATTTCCGGAATCCTTTACTTTCTGGCGAACCAGCTGACCGATCTATGGCAGGATTGGCCACTGTTGAAGAAACAGGGGGAAACCTCTTTTCATGAACTGCAACATTGGATCTCTTCTACTTTTGGCGTAAATGCACAGAAGCAAATTGAATATGTGAAAGACGGCGCTTCCAAAGCACTATCTACCAGTGCTACCGTACTGGGTGCGACTTTACTGACCCTCTCCTCATCCCTTTTGTTCTTGTTTTTCCTTTTGCTTTTCACCTTTTTCCTGCTCAATTACCGCAAGGTCTTGTTCAGCTTTCTGACCTCCGTATTTGAGGAGGAACATACAGAAAAGGTAGGTGAAATTGTAAGACGCATTCAATACATTATAAAAAAATACATTACCGGTCTGTTTTTACAGATGCTCATTGTGACCATCATGATGATGCTTGTCCTTTGGGCATTGGGCGTAAAATATGCCGTATTGTTGGGCTTAATTGCAGGGATTTTTAACATCATCCCTTACATCGGTATTTTCAGTGCTTTACTCATCAGTGTGCTCATCACCTTTGCTACGGCAGGGGCGGCGAAAGTATTGCTTGTGATCGTGGCTTTTGCAGCAGTACATGCGGTTGACGGAAATATCCTTATGCCATTGGTGGTCGGTTCAAAGGTTAAAATCAATGCGCTATTTGCTTTCATCGGCATTGTGGTAGGAGAAATGGTCTGGGGAATCTCAGGAATGTTTCTCTGTATCCCCTACCTCGCGATGTTAAAGATCATTTTTGACAAGGTGGATTCTTTGAAACCATGGGGAGTCCTTCTTGGAGGTGAGGATAAACCACATAAAAAACGAAAGATTTACCGGATTACCAAGAACATCAAATTAGAAGAACAGGAATAA